The following are from one region of the Vitis riparia cultivar Riparia Gloire de Montpellier isolate 1030 chromosome 14, EGFV_Vit.rip_1.0, whole genome shotgun sequence genome:
- the LOC117930818 gene encoding putative rRNA methyltransferase YlbH isoform X2 → MAVSSSAIVSPLLINIRTNLSSSSPDLPLFSIFRKTTTRKPSVVILSCKSEDGLANEEKKLLLERYGYDANEFVSEPSPKTTRRRKELQKTGKGKQVSPEDPKPPRTTHKLLQVLGGKARRKKLLSPKGMDVRPMMEVVKGAAFDILQVAGGCPASLRPGRWLDLYSGTGSVGIEALSRGCSEVHFVEMDPWVVSDVLRPNLEWTGFLDVSVIHTVRVENFLERAMQFVEVDYEVLMGQISSSALVGEDTFIVVEYPLRIDMLDSCGCLVKIADRRFGRTHLAIYGPKWAQKRRKSEKSFLVVAEKMIANGRLKV, encoded by the exons ATGGCAGTTTCGTCGTCTGCAATTGTCTCTCCTTTACTTATCAACATCAGGACCAATCTCAGTTCTTCCTCTCCCGATCTACCTCTCTTCAGCATCTTCCGCAAAACGACCACTCGAAAACCGTCCGTTGTCATTTTGTCCTGCA aatcgGAGGATGGATTGGCGAACGAGGAGAAGAAGCTGTTGCTTGAACGATACGGTTATGATGCCAATGAGTTTGTATCAGAACCCTCTCCCAAG ACGACTAGGAGGAGAAAGGAACTCCAAAAGACAGGAAAAGGAAAGCAAGTCTCACCAGAGGATCCAAAGCCACCGAGGACAACTCATAAATTGCTTCAG GTGCTTGGAGGAAAGGCTCGAAGAAAGAAGTTGCTCTCACCAAAGGGCATGGATGTTCGTCCAATGATGGAAGTTGTAAAAGGTGCAGCCTTTGATATTTTGCAG GTGGCTGGTGGCTGTCCTGCATCTTTGAGGCCTGGGCGCTGGTTAGACTTGTATAGCGGTACAGGATCTGTTGGGATTGAAGCTCTTAGCCGTGGATGTTCTGAG GTACATTTTGTCGAGATGGACCCTTGGGTTGTGTCAGATGTTCTGCGGCCAAATTTAGAGTGGACTGGGTTTCTTGACGTTTCAGTTATTCATACCGTGCGTGTTGAAAATTTCTTGGAACGGGCAATGCAGTTTGTAG AAGTGGATTATGAGGTATTGATGGGTCAAATCTCAAGTTCAGCCTTAGTTGGAGAAGATACCTTCATA GTGGTCGAGTATCCTTTAAGAATTGACATGCTGGATTCATGTGGATGCCTTGTGAAG ATAGCTGACCGACGGTTTGGTCGGACTCATTTGGCAATTTATGGACCCAAGTGGGCACAGAAGAGGAGGAAGTCAGAAAAGTCATTTCTGGTGGTAGCAGAAAAAATGATTGCAAATGGAAGGTTGAAAGTATAA
- the LOC117930818 gene encoding putative rRNA methyltransferase YlbH isoform X1, whose translation MAVSSSAIVSPLLINIRTNLSSSSPDLPLFSIFRKTTTRKPSVVILSCKSEDGLANEEKKLLLERYGYDANEFVSEPSPKTTRRRKELQKTGKGKQVSPEDPKPPRTTHKLLQVLGGKARRKKLLSPKGMDVRPMMEVVKGAAFDILQVAGGCPASLRPGRWLDLYSGTGSVGIEALSRGCSEVHFVEMDPWVVSDVLRPNLEWTGFLDVSVIHTVRVENFLERAMQFVGKDQSFDYISVTPPYTEVDYEVLMGQISSSALVGEDTFIVVEYPLRIDMLDSCGCLVKIADRRFGRTHLAIYGPKWAQKRRKSEKSFLVVAEKMIANGRLKV comes from the exons ATGGCAGTTTCGTCGTCTGCAATTGTCTCTCCTTTACTTATCAACATCAGGACCAATCTCAGTTCTTCCTCTCCCGATCTACCTCTCTTCAGCATCTTCCGCAAAACGACCACTCGAAAACCGTCCGTTGTCATTTTGTCCTGCA aatcgGAGGATGGATTGGCGAACGAGGAGAAGAAGCTGTTGCTTGAACGATACGGTTATGATGCCAATGAGTTTGTATCAGAACCCTCTCCCAAG ACGACTAGGAGGAGAAAGGAACTCCAAAAGACAGGAAAAGGAAAGCAAGTCTCACCAGAGGATCCAAAGCCACCGAGGACAACTCATAAATTGCTTCAG GTGCTTGGAGGAAAGGCTCGAAGAAAGAAGTTGCTCTCACCAAAGGGCATGGATGTTCGTCCAATGATGGAAGTTGTAAAAGGTGCAGCCTTTGATATTTTGCAG GTGGCTGGTGGCTGTCCTGCATCTTTGAGGCCTGGGCGCTGGTTAGACTTGTATAGCGGTACAGGATCTGTTGGGATTGAAGCTCTTAGCCGTGGATGTTCTGAG GTACATTTTGTCGAGATGGACCCTTGGGTTGTGTCAGATGTTCTGCGGCCAAATTTAGAGTGGACTGGGTTTCTTGACGTTTCAGTTATTCATACCGTGCGTGTTGAAAATTTCTTGGAACGGGCAATGCAGTTTGTAG GTAAAGATCAATCATTTGATTATATTAGTGTTACCCCTCCCTATACAGAAGTGGATTATGAGGTATTGATGGGTCAAATCTCAAGTTCAGCCTTAGTTGGAGAAGATACCTTCATA GTGGTCGAGTATCCTTTAAGAATTGACATGCTGGATTCATGTGGATGCCTTGTGAAG ATAGCTGACCGACGGTTTGGTCGGACTCATTTGGCAATTTATGGACCCAAGTGGGCACAGAAGAGGAGGAAGTCAGAAAAGTCATTTCTGGTGGTAGCAGAAAAAATGATTGCAAATGGAAGGTTGAAAGTATAA
- the LOC117931282 gene encoding uncharacterized protein LOC117931282, giving the protein MGGCGSRPEGSGRRGGGLGLSKKNRKRIRVIKRRFLLRKLDKVGDSRTPDGSSANPTFQVCAEEVWFDPVMVFESDLDDDFYSIQEDVFSPTSSARASISSISSPRTCTHKNYNAFVPCIPPSDQQLKAKELIVENSEEYVVGEVSKNGGTLFLASKDADSVLKSDDPQNEVKKPVFLDEISIVRVDESGKENETGVLDNCGLLPNNCLPCLASAVSSVDKRRSLSPSYPIARRKPSLKLSFKRREGHATPPLFSPKALLQRPLAGSQIPFCPTGKKMSDSWSTLEPSTFKVRGPNYLRDKKKDFAPNYAAFYPFGFDVFLSPRKINHIARFVELPAVNSSGILPPILVVNLQIPLYPASIFQSENDGEGMSFVLYFKLSESFSKELPLHFQENIRRLIDDEVERVRGFAVDTIAPFRERLKILGRLVNMEDLHLSAAERKLMNAYNEKPVLSRPQHEFYLGENYFEIDLDMHRFSYISRKGFEAFQDRLKHCILDFGLTIQGNKAEDLPENILCCMRLNEIDYANHNQLGC; this is encoded by the exons ATGGGAGGTTGCGGTTCGAGGCCGGAGGGGAGTGGAAGAAGAGGTGGTGGATTGGGGCTGTCGAAGAAGAATCGGAAGCGAATTAGGGTAATCAAGAGGCGGTTTTTGCTTAGGAAGCTCGACAAGGTCGGTGATTCTCGCACGCCCGATGGTTCTTCCGCAAATCCGACTTTTCAAG TATGCGCGGAGGAGGTGTGGTTCGATCCAGTCATGGTTTTTGAGTCTGACTTGGATGATGATTTTTATAGCATTCAGGAGG ATGTCTTCTCTCCCACTAGTTCCGCACGTGCATCTATATCAAGTATTTCATCCCCAAGAACTTGTACACACAAAAACTACAATGCCTTTGTTCCTTGCATCCCTCCCTCTGACCAGCAACTAAAAGCAAAGGAACTGATAGTCGAAAATTCAGAAGAGTATGTTGTTGGAGAGGTTTCCAAGAATGGAGGCACCCTGTTTTTGGCATCTAAAGATGCTGATTCGGTGTTAAAATCTGATGATCCTCAGAATGAGGTGAAGAAGCCAGTCTTCCTAGATGAAATATCTATAGTCCGCGTGGATGAAAGtggcaaagaaaatgaaacaggGGTGTTGGACAATTGTGGGCTTCTTCCAAATAACTGTTTGCCTTGTCTTGCGTCGGCTGTCTCCTCGGTTGACAAAAGAAGATCACTAAGTCCCAGCTACCCTATTGCAAGGAGAAAACCATCTCTGAAACTTTCCTTTAAACGGAGAGAAGGTCATGCTACTCCCCCATTAT TTTCGCCCAAGGCACTTCTGCAAAGACCTTTAGCCGGTTCACAAATTCCATTCTGCCCAACAGGGAAGAAAATGTCTGATTCTTGGTCAACTCTTGAGCCAAGCACTTTCAAAGTTCGGGGACCGAACTATCTTAG ggataaaaagaaagattttgCTCCAAATTATGCTGCATTTTATCCTTTTGGCTTTGATGTCTTCTTGTCACCACGGAAAATCAATCATATTGCTCGTTTTGTGGAACTTCCTGCTGTAAATTCATCAGGAATACTTCCTCCTATTCTTGTTGTAAATCTTCAG ATACCATTGTATCCTGCCTCGATCTTCCAAAGTGAAAATGACGGAGAAGGAATGAGTTTTGTGTTGTACTTCAAGCTATCTGAAAGTTTCTCTAAAGAACTTCCACTTCATTTCCAAGAAAATATCAGA AGGTTAATTGATGATGAAGTAGAGAGGGTAAGAGGTTTTGCTGTCGATACAATTGCACCATTCAGGGAAAGACTAAAGATATTGGGCCGACTAGTAAATATGGAGGATCTTCATTTGAGTGCAGCTGAGAGGAAGCTAATGAATGCCTACAACGAAAAGCCTGTTCTATCGCGTCCTCAACATGAGTTTTACTTG GGGGAAAATTATTTCGAGATTGATTTGGACATGCACAGATTCAGTTACATCTCTAGGAAAGGTTTTGAAGCATTTCAAGACAGACTGAAGCACTGCATCTTAGACTTTGGCCTGACCATTCAG GGAAACAAGGCAGAAGACTTGCCAGAAAATATATTATGTTGCATGCGATTGAATGAGATTGACTACGCTAACCACAACCAACTCGGTTGTTGA
- the LOC117931066 gene encoding transcription factor MYB35: MKLSAIASPLHQPILHPLQPPSTPSLAMVRPPCCDKLNVKRGLWTAEEDAKILAYVSKHGIGNWTLVPKKAGLNRCGKSCRLRWTNYLRPDLKHDSFTPQEEDLIVNLHKAIGSRWSLIAKELPGRTDNDVKNYWNTKLRKKLTKMGIDPVTHKPFSQILTDYGNISGLPNTATRMGSFSRGLNNASVSVSGLSYTNMNDLKPLVEQFQVLNQETVQPHFFSEVPSSSSSSSSCSNVTQLSSPQSFPCQPSQAQFIPSSPFSWNDFLLGDPFLPTDLQQQEECDPPSPSLVTQNEFPYCKFNGLGYKDSNTFQYGATTGDDMGNSHKASSSPASSFVESILDRDSEMRAKLPELLGESFDYLSI; this comes from the exons ATGAAGCTCTCTGCAATTGCATCACCATTACATCAACCAATACTTCACCCCCTCCAGCCTCCTTCGACCCCATCTCTGGCAATGGTGAGACCTCCTTGCTGTGACAAATTGAACGTCAAGAGGGGCCTCTGGACAGCCGAGGAAGATGCAAAGATACTGGCATATGTATCCAAACATGGAATTGGTAACTGGACACTGGTCCCCAAGAAAGCAG GACTCAATAGATGTGGAAAGAGTTGTAGGCTAAGGTGGACTAACTACCTGAGGCCTGACCTCAAGCATGACAGCTTCACACCCCAAGAAGAAGACCTTATTGTTAACCTACACAAAGCTATAGGTAGCCG GTGGTCTTTGATTGCAAAGGAATTGCCTGGAAGAACAGACAATGATGTGAAAAACTACTGGAATACTAAGCTGAGGAAGAAGCTCACGAAGATGGGCATTGATCCTGTAACCCATAAGCCCTTTTCCCAAATACTTACCGACTATGGCAACATCAGTGGTCTCCCCAACACCGCAACACGAATGGGGTCCTTCAGTAGGGGCCTGAACAACGCATCAGTATCAGTGTCAGGACTTTCATACACCAACATGAATGACCTTAAGCCATTGGTAGAGCAATTCCAGGTTCTCAACCAAGAAACTGTCCAACCACATTTCTTCAGTGAAGTCCCCTCGTCgtcatcctcatcttcttcttgttctAACGTCACCCAACTGAGCTCACCCCAATCCTTCCCTTGCCAACCATCTCAGGCTCAGTTTATACCTTCTTCTCCCTTCAGCTGGAATGACTTTCTTCTCGGAGACCCTTTTCTTCCCACTGATTTGCAGCAACAAGAAGAGTGTGATCCCCCTAGCCCTTCACTTGTAACACAAAATGAGTTCCCCTACTGCAAGTTTAATGGACTTGGATACAAGGATTCCAACACATTTCAGTATGGTGCAACTACTGGAGATGACATGGGAAACTCCCACAAAGCTTCTTCATCTCCTGCAAGTTCATTTGTTGAATCCATCTTGGATCGAGACAGCGAGATGCGTGCCAAATTGCCCGAACTTTTGGGTGAATCCTTTGATTACTTGAGTATCTAA